In Paenibacillus ihbetae, the following are encoded in one genomic region:
- a CDS encoding MgtC/SapB family protein, whose protein sequence is MYDISLDMQTMLMRLLFAALLGGLIGWERERRNKQAGLKTHLLVAVGSTLIMLTSIYGFDSLLINHPNARFDPARLAAQVVSGIGFLGAGAILRRSNHIISGLTTAATLWVAAAIGLSVGSGFYWPAVVTTAIVLISTLVLNKLESRFLFIKKSGSLKIMIEAGDRPVQVSIITDLLQKANMTVQGMIVNNDSADDDSTKVTMEFRVYSFNSKGIDALFEQLWQVEGIKQVRMNWRD, encoded by the coding sequence ATGTACGATATTTCACTGGATATGCAAACGATGCTGATGCGGCTGCTGTTTGCAGCTCTGCTTGGCGGACTGATCGGTTGGGAACGGGAGCGCAGAAATAAGCAGGCTGGACTGAAAACCCATCTGTTGGTTGCCGTAGGATCAACCCTCATCATGTTGACCTCCATTTACGGATTTGACTCCTTGCTTATCAATCATCCCAATGCCAGATTCGACCCTGCGCGGCTTGCGGCGCAGGTGGTAAGCGGCATCGGCTTCCTTGGCGCGGGCGCTATCCTGCGGCGTTCCAACCATATTATCTCGGGCCTAACGACGGCAGCAACGTTATGGGTCGCTGCTGCCATCGGGCTTAGCGTGGGCTCCGGGTTTTACTGGCCGGCTGTCGTTACGACTGCCATCGTGCTGATCAGTACGCTTGTGCTGAACAAGCTGGAATCCCGGTTTTTGTTCATTAAGAAGTCGGGGAGCCTGAAGATCATGATTGAAGCGGGCGACCGGCCCGTGCAGGTCAGCATCATTACGGATCTGCTTCAAAAGGCGAACATGACCGTCCAGGGCATGATCGTCAATAATGATTCCGCTGATGATGATTCAACCAAGGTGACGATGGAATTTCGGGTCTATTCATTTAACAGCAAAGGCATTGATGCTTTATTCGAGCAGCTGTGGCAGGTCGAGGGGATCAAGCAGGTGCGGATGAATTGGCGGGATTAG
- a CDS encoding GerAB/ArcD/ProY family transporter, whose translation MEKVKISPFQFFSILVLFQFGTTLVVNLGLEAGRDAWIAVLIGMVIGMLVFSLNAYLYTAFPDKQPVEYYRLLLGKYVGSLVGLVYAVFYMFSASRDLVDGGLLVMASAALRETPLLIVNLLMIMAVAYVLHQGLEVLARTATIFLVIMFLIGLFSGIVILFSGIIDLQLLLPVMGEGYQPILQSVLKKNIHFPFGELICATVIFPAVNHTKNGVRAGLLAILVTGVILAHVSLITISVLGADITERAVFPLLTMMGKVEISEFIERTQILIVMVLIIGVFFKISLYYYAALISSSILFNIPYRKLIYPYALVILGISIILARSYSEHLMKGGAYLYKVFPFYSIGLPLLLVILCLIRKAILGRRSASSHGSGSGPPSGS comes from the coding sequence ATGGAAAAGGTGAAAATCAGCCCATTTCAATTCTTCTCGATATTGGTTCTGTTTCAGTTCGGCACGACGCTTGTCGTGAATTTGGGACTTGAGGCAGGCCGGGATGCTTGGATAGCGGTGCTCATTGGAATGGTGATCGGGATGCTGGTCTTCTCCTTGAATGCCTACTTGTACACGGCATTTCCCGACAAACAGCCGGTAGAGTATTACCGATTATTGCTCGGGAAATATGTCGGCAGCCTTGTAGGACTAGTCTATGCCGTCTTTTATATGTTCTCCGCGTCTCGGGATCTCGTGGACGGAGGATTGCTGGTCATGGCGTCCGCAGCGTTGAGGGAAACGCCGCTTCTGATCGTAAATCTGCTCATGATCATGGCGGTGGCCTATGTGCTGCATCAGGGATTGGAGGTGCTGGCACGGACGGCCACGATCTTTTTGGTGATCATGTTTTTAATCGGCTTGTTCAGCGGGATCGTGATTCTTTTTTCCGGGATCATTGACCTTCAGCTCCTGCTTCCTGTTATGGGCGAGGGATATCAGCCGATTTTGCAATCGGTGCTCAAGAAGAATATTCATTTTCCATTTGGCGAGCTCATCTGTGCGACGGTCATATTTCCGGCGGTTAACCATACCAAAAATGGGGTGAGGGCAGGTCTGCTGGCGATCTTGGTTACAGGTGTCATCTTGGCTCATGTGTCGTTGATTACGATCTCAGTACTAGGGGCGGATATTACCGAACGGGCGGTATTTCCGCTCCTGACCATGATGGGGAAGGTGGAAATTTCGGAGTTTATCGAGCGGACGCAAATCCTGATCGTGATGGTTCTGATCATCGGCGTTTTCTTTAAAATCAGCCTATATTATTATGCGGCTTTGATCAGTTCCTCCATATTGTTCAATATCCCGTACCGGAAATTAATTTATCCCTATGCGCTGGTCATACTCGGCATCTCCATTATCCTTGCCCGCTCGTACAGCGAGCATCTAATGAAAGGGGGAGCCTACCTGTATAAGGTCTTCCCGTTCTATTCGATAGGGTTACCGCTGCTGCTCGTGATCTTGTGTTTGATCCGCAAAGCCATTCTTGGAAGGCGTTCCGCCTCTTCTCACGGCTCAGGCTCCGGTCCCCCCTCCGGATCCTGA
- a CDS encoding sensor histidine kinase yields MQKIERVYLGYQLILLFNQLLIIAYFGYESVGGHALQASDLFLLGFSTLIVMDAIYIGAMNLKNSRMLARFSGLLLLVAWFFLWSADGQGMAQTLLSFAGPVVFYSTVRFGLAFLFQDSAYKLQRQTDAILKISLALALLVRGFGESWSALMYLAQLLLGTVICLYLLWMHRSRVLFVLKNERKPLVASVSLGVVLFTGYVLQFGHDSAYLSNSGAFLLLFLPLFSIHGIAFRSRKEMPALHLLGSAASGIFLAALVAMLSAAGWALRWNIAEVFLVIHCALALLLLYGILRFAGVNRRGAMNAEAATLAAEGFYVRSLRQLKREEQLRRDFANYLHDEVLQDLLAVKNLLHKSDNPEVRRIIAETLDDLNISIRHRMQEYHPPLLGRLTLRENVQKMLDRIRQTHPMKAWTIEFDCDDKLFLVEPYNLIVYRFIKELATNAFKHSQGSRLKVALTQEREDVKLIVEDDGIGLLLPAPEHVEKKGGQGRDGEDLTPFSGDGRHKGLASIREQAALIGGTLKLERTLPSGLRVTIGFAMKGEDSYAHFIDR; encoded by the coding sequence ATGCAAAAAATAGAGCGAGTTTATTTGGGGTATCAGCTCATCCTGCTCTTTAATCAACTGCTGATCATCGCCTATTTCGGCTATGAATCGGTTGGTGGCCATGCGCTGCAGGCTTCCGATCTGTTTCTGCTCGGCTTCTCCACGCTGATTGTCATGGACGCCATCTATATCGGGGCGATGAATTTAAAGAACAGCAGGATGTTGGCACGGTTTTCGGGACTTTTGCTGCTGGTCGCTTGGTTTTTTTTATGGTCGGCGGACGGGCAGGGGATGGCTCAAACCCTATTGTCCTTCGCAGGCCCGGTCGTCTTCTATTCGACGGTCCGTTTCGGGCTGGCTTTTCTGTTTCAGGATTCCGCGTATAAGCTGCAAAGGCAAACAGATGCGATTTTGAAAATCAGCCTTGCCTTGGCGCTGCTTGTCAGAGGTTTCGGCGAGTCCTGGTCGGCCCTGATGTACCTAGCGCAGCTGCTGTTGGGAACGGTCATCTGTCTTTATCTGTTATGGATGCATCGCAGCCGTGTTCTGTTCGTGCTGAAAAATGAACGTAAACCTTTAGTGGCTTCGGTTTCTCTAGGAGTCGTTTTATTTACCGGCTATGTCCTGCAGTTCGGCCACGACTCGGCATATCTTTCCAATTCGGGTGCGTTTTTGCTGCTGTTTCTGCCGCTGTTCAGCATTCACGGCATCGCCTTCCGCAGCCGCAAGGAAATGCCTGCCTTGCACTTGTTGGGCAGCGCTGCATCAGGAATCTTCCTTGCGGCTCTCGTCGCAATGCTGTCCGCGGCCGGCTGGGCCCTGCGCTGGAATATCGCCGAAGTCTTCCTTGTCATTCACTGTGCGCTGGCGCTTCTGCTGCTTTACGGGATTCTGCGATTCGCCGGTGTCAACCGTCGGGGAGCAATGAATGCAGAAGCAGCAACGCTTGCCGCCGAGGGCTTCTACGTCCGTTCGCTGCGGCAGTTGAAGCGGGAGGAGCAGCTGCGGCGGGATTTCGCCAATTATCTCCACGATGAAGTGCTGCAGGATCTGCTTGCGGTCAAAAATCTGCTGCATAAGTCCGATAACCCGGAGGTGCGCCGGATAATCGCCGAAACGCTGGATGATTTAAACATCTCGATCCGCCACCGGATGCAGGAATATCATCCGCCGCTGCTCGGCCGGTTGACGCTCCGGGAAAATGTGCAGAAAATGCTTGATCGAATCCGGCAGACGCATCCCATGAAGGCGTGGACGATCGAGTTCGACTGTGACGACAAGCTGTTTTTGGTTGAACCGTACAATCTGATCGTTTACCGGTTCATCAAGGAGCTGGCAACCAATGCATTCAAGCATTCGCAGGGTTCGCGCCTCAAGGTTGCGCTGACGCAGGAACGGGAAGATGTGAAACTGATCGTCGAGGACGATGGTATAGGTCTCCTGCTTCCCGCCCCAGAGCATGTTGAGAAGAAGGGGGGGCAGGGCCGGGACGGGGAGGATCTAACGCCATTCTCCGGCGACGGCCGGCACAAGGGCCTCGCTTCGATCCGGGAGCAGGCTGCGCTGATCGGCGGGACGCTGAAGCTGGAACGGACTTTGCCGTCCGGCTTGCGGGTAACGATTGGCTTTGCCATGAAGGGGGAGGATTCTTATGCGCATTTTATTGATCGATGA
- a CDS encoding HAD-IIA family hydrolase, translating into MDHFSGYIFDLDGTIYLGPEAIEGAVETVRYLQGLNKRLLFLTNKTIDSRENYLKKLGKLGIRVELDNILNPALVTIHYLHKHHPEAKVYVIGEPILKQELLDNGITFASAPEETDVVVVSWDRDFHYKHLDFAYQSIKRGAAVIATHPDRTCPMPGGDIPDCGGMIGAIEGTTGMKISTVMGKPSVLTALTALDILGVKAEECLMTGDRLETDIRMGNQAGMSTALVLTGVSTPEDLKDSDVKPTYILNSVHDIYRSRAVKEANEAGN; encoded by the coding sequence ATGGATCATTTTTCAGGGTATATCTTTGACTTGGATGGCACGATTTATTTAGGACCGGAAGCGATCGAGGGGGCCGTAGAGACCGTACGTTATTTGCAGGGCTTGAATAAGCGCTTGCTGTTTCTGACGAACAAAACGATCGATTCCCGCGAAAATTATTTAAAAAAACTGGGGAAGCTCGGGATCCGGGTGGAGCTGGATAACATTTTGAATCCCGCACTCGTAACGATTCATTATTTGCACAAGCATCATCCGGAGGCGAAGGTTTATGTCATCGGCGAGCCGATACTAAAACAGGAGCTGCTGGATAACGGGATTACGTTTGCATCTGCACCGGAAGAGACGGACGTCGTTGTCGTGTCCTGGGATCGGGACTTTCATTATAAGCATCTGGATTTTGCTTACCAATCGATTAAGAGAGGCGCGGCCGTTATCGCTACGCATCCGGATCGCACATGCCCGATGCCGGGCGGCGATATTCCTGATTGCGGCGGCATGATCGGGGCTATTGAAGGCACGACCGGCATGAAAATTTCGACCGTCATGGGCAAACCCTCCGTCTTGACGGCGTTGACGGCACTTGATATTTTGGGAGTTAAGGCTGAAGAGTGCCTCATGACGGGAGATCGCCTGGAAACCGATATTCGAATGGGCAATCAGGCCGGGATGAGCACAGCGTTGGTGCTTACGGGCGTCTCAACGCCGGAGGATTTGAAAGACAGCGATGTGAAGCCGACCTATATTCTGAATTCGGTCCACGACATCTACCGCAGCCGTGCCGTGAAAGAGGCCAATGAAGCGGGTAATTAA
- a CDS encoding Ger(x)C family spore germination protein — translation MRRHQRLFMLIICCCLGLLSGCWDVVELNKRAIVAGIGVDWKEEEKEYLVSFQTVIADEISGKAGRGATPTSIYKASGKSVVEAMRNASRKVPRIISLAHTGLIIISDRVAREGIIDLFDYLDRDSDIRLNAEVLIATQGQSAEDVVSALTPIGKITAFALEQKIDITSGQLGENFRIEVDDVIRGLLSPGGGPVVNGVMIEGSVDKVSKMETLKNAKIEGLAVISQMAVFKGDRLVSWLNADESRGIVWIRNKMKITPIHLKLQDQDGELSLEVMRSKTRLRADLQDPANPVIHIHVEPNFSIREVNSAIDLRNPATMKLLEDAASKEVARILELAVRKSKEVNSDILGFGQAVERSDPSAWRTMKHRWDQLFPRVQVKYHVKSVIRNSQMRDRSVLFKIHNQ, via the coding sequence ATGCGCAGACATCAACGGCTATTCATGCTGATCATATGCTGCTGTCTGGGCCTGCTAAGCGGCTGCTGGGATGTGGTTGAGCTGAATAAGCGTGCCATTGTCGCCGGGATCGGCGTGGATTGGAAGGAAGAGGAGAAGGAGTATCTCGTTTCCTTCCAGACGGTCATTGCCGATGAAATTTCGGGAAAGGCCGGCAGAGGAGCGACCCCTACATCCATATATAAGGCATCAGGGAAGAGTGTGGTCGAAGCGATGCGGAATGCTTCCCGCAAAGTCCCACGTATCATTTCGCTCGCCCATACCGGCCTGATCATCATCTCGGATCGCGTGGCGAGAGAGGGCATTATCGATCTTTTCGACTACCTGGACAGAGACTCGGATATCCGGCTGAATGCCGAAGTATTGATTGCAACGCAAGGACAAAGCGCGGAGGATGTCGTATCCGCATTGACGCCGATCGGAAAAATCACGGCCTTTGCGCTCGAGCAGAAGATCGATATAACGTCGGGACAGCTTGGGGAGAATTTCCGGATCGAGGTGGATGATGTAATCCGCGGATTGCTTTCGCCGGGAGGCGGGCCTGTGGTGAACGGAGTGATGATTGAAGGAAGCGTCGATAAGGTGTCCAAGATGGAAACCTTAAAAAACGCGAAAATCGAAGGATTGGCGGTCATCTCCCAAATGGCGGTTTTTAAAGGGGACCGTCTTGTGAGCTGGTTAAACGCCGATGAATCCCGGGGCATCGTTTGGATCCGAAATAAGATGAAAATCACGCCGATCCATTTGAAGTTACAGGATCAAGATGGAGAACTTTCGCTTGAAGTTATGCGGTCCAAAACAAGGCTGCGCGCAGACCTGCAGGATCCTGCGAACCCGGTTATTCACATTCACGTGGAGCCGAATTTCTCGATTCGTGAAGTAAACAGCGCGATTGACCTTCGTAATCCGGCAACGATGAAGCTCCTGGAGGATGCAGCTTCGAAGGAAGTTGCTCGTATTTTGGAGCTAGCCGTTCGTAAGAGCAAGGAAGTGAATAGCGATATTTTGGGGTTTGGTCAGGCAGTGGAGCGGTCCGATCCGTCCGCTTGGCGAACTATGAAGCATCGATGGGATCAGCTCTTTCCCCGGGTGCAAGTGAAGTACCATGTGAAATCGGTGATACGAAATTCCCAGATGAGGGATCGTTCCGTTCTATTTAAGATCCACAACCAATGA
- a CDS encoding glycerol-3-phosphate responsive antiterminator produces MRTSVEGAQRITYCLKRKPIITSLMNADELPSVLATESNIVFILRTDIFNIESIVEQIQEAGKLSFVHFDLIEGIGKDRAGVTYLAEKVGIDGIVTTKNTIIVEAKKLGLLTVQRLFVFDSVSLDNGIKMIKASNPDAIEVLPGMVCERIMDRIRAEVDVPVIAGGLMIDLEDFDTALKSGVIGISTSSKELWRWQDEHMQ; encoded by the coding sequence ATGAGAACAAGTGTAGAAGGCGCGCAGCGGATTACGTACTGCTTGAAGCGCAAACCGATCATTACTTCTTTGATGAATGCTGACGAGCTCCCCTCCGTGCTCGCAACCGAATCGAACATCGTATTTATTTTGAGGACCGATATATTCAATATCGAGTCGATCGTAGAGCAAATCCAGGAGGCCGGGAAGCTGTCCTTTGTTCACTTCGATCTGATCGAAGGGATCGGAAAGGATCGGGCGGGCGTGACGTATTTGGCTGAAAAGGTAGGCATCGACGGCATTGTAACCACGAAGAATACGATCATTGTCGAGGCCAAAAAGCTTGGCCTGCTGACCGTTCAGCGATTATTCGTGTTTGATTCCGTTTCGCTGGACAACGGAATCAAGATGATAAAGGCATCGAATCCGGATGCCATTGAAGTGCTGCCGGGCATGGTATGCGAGCGGATTATGGACCGGATCCGGGCTGAAGTCGATGTGCCCGTCATTGCGGGCGGATTAATGATTGATTTGGAGGATTTCGATACGGCCCTGAAGAGCGGCGTCATCGGGATATCGACCTCCAGTAAGGAACTATGGCGCTGGCAGGATGAGCATATGCAATAA
- a CDS encoding ABC transporter permease, whose product MSLFAIAFKNVKKNVSFYFLYLVSVAFILTVFFSFVSFSMNGVMLAKISEDGRVETMSRTIAVFLMAFVLFYMSYSNQFFMKRRMRELGIYALLGYRKSAMLKLLAFENVLICLLSLVVGIVLGAAAHQGIVSGVVGLLDLSIDRSAVPFLNGKAVLFSVLFVIGVIAALSISNWRLLRKTTLLHMVRLEKSGEKKMKIRPVSAVIGLILMVSGDVLALDSRRGKESVWSKIGVSPIGLLMTGLIVCGTALFVYSFLPYVMQKLKQRERLLYREISIVAIPKFMNRIRTNAKTLIMLSLLSAATLGVFGSTVLTSYYPVAALTRIIPSALEFKIERPEQAEQAILALNRTVGEGGFQSKITELIKAGSTTASLPPEYSLAKEKGREPGFELMSSSDYASLLKQQGKKTKDLLLDDKEAILVKYRPDPKRQHVGEIYSLSLADNRTVDVTVKRITLDNPIGFNNSVGTLIVSDGVFRQFADSGLPVTRVMSIDGPGLRDSKEAYEALRPVLGDNPYFASVYARTYEITYSNSSTFLLLGFLTVLFFIASGSILYFHNISAVTYDHDDYTILSKMGYSRKKLKKLIHRQILVLYSIPFILGLAHSICGLFCYKALLMDDVLGQSSKFILPIALALSISVFIYLIYYVVTKRSCYRIALKN is encoded by the coding sequence ATGAGTCTGTTTGCCATAGCCTTTAAAAACGTTAAGAAGAACGTTTCGTTTTATTTTTTGTATCTGGTATCGGTCGCCTTTATTCTTACTGTATTCTTCAGCTTCGTATCGTTCTCGATGAACGGCGTGATGCTGGCCAAAATTTCGGAGGACGGCCGGGTAGAGACAATGAGCCGCACCATCGCTGTGTTTCTGATGGCCTTCGTACTTTTTTACATGTCCTATTCCAATCAATTTTTTATGAAAAGACGGATGCGCGAGCTGGGAATTTACGCGCTGCTCGGTTATCGGAAATCGGCGATGCTAAAGCTGCTGGCATTTGAAAACGTACTGATCTGCCTGTTGTCGCTCGTCGTCGGGATCGTTTTGGGCGCGGCGGCCCATCAGGGAATCGTGTCGGGGGTCGTAGGGCTGCTCGACCTGAGTATTGACAGATCCGCGGTTCCGTTCCTGAACGGCAAAGCTGTCTTATTCAGCGTCCTGTTCGTCATCGGCGTCATTGCAGCCTTGTCCATCTCCAATTGGCGGCTGCTTCGGAAAACGACCTTATTGCACATGGTGAGGCTGGAGAAGAGCGGCGAGAAGAAAATGAAAATCCGCCCCGTTTCCGCCGTTATAGGCCTGATTCTTATGGTCAGCGGCGATGTGCTTGCGCTCGATTCGCGGCGCGGCAAGGAGTCCGTGTGGTCGAAGATCGGCGTCAGCCCGATCGGTTTGCTGATGACTGGACTGATCGTTTGCGGCACAGCGCTGTTCGTATATTCTTTCCTGCCTTACGTGATGCAGAAGCTCAAACAGCGGGAACGGCTCCTGTACCGGGAGATCAGCATCGTCGCAATCCCGAAGTTCATGAACCGTATTCGTACCAATGCCAAGACGTTAATCATGCTCTCCCTGTTGTCGGCCGCTACGCTTGGCGTGTTCGGATCGACCGTCTTGACCAGCTATTATCCGGTCGCTGCCCTCACCCGTATCATTCCGTCGGCGCTCGAATTCAAGATAGAACGGCCGGAACAGGCCGAGCAGGCGATTCTGGCTTTGAACCGGACTGTCGGCGAGGGCGGGTTTCAATCGAAAATTACCGAGCTGATCAAAGCCGGATCGACCACGGCTTCACTGCCACCGGAATATTCCCTGGCGAAGGAGAAGGGCCGGGAGCCCGGTTTCGAGCTGATGTCATCATCGGATTACGCAAGCTTGCTGAAGCAGCAGGGCAAGAAAACCAAGGATTTGCTCTTGGACGACAAGGAGGCAATTTTGGTAAAATACCGGCCTGATCCAAAGCGGCAGCACGTTGGCGAAATCTACAGCCTGAGCCTTGCGGACAACCGGACCGTGGATGTTACTGTGAAAAGGATTACTTTGGACAATCCGATTGGCTTTAACAACAGCGTGGGGACGCTGATCGTATCCGACGGCGTCTTCCGGCAATTTGCCGACAGCGGTCTGCCTGTTACGCGCGTCATGAGCATCGATGGTCCGGGATTGCGCGACAGCAAGGAAGCGTATGAGGCGCTGCGGCCGGTGCTCGGGGACAATCCGTATTTTGCGAGCGTCTATGCCCGGACTTATGAAATAACGTATTCAAACAGCTCGACCTTCTTGCTGCTCGGGTTTTTAACGGTGCTGTTCTTTATCGCTTCCGGCAGCATTTTATATTTCCATAATATTTCGGCCGTGACCTATGATCACGATGATTACACGATCCTGAGCAAGATGGGCTACAGCCGGAAAAAACTCAAAAAACTGATTCACCGGCAGATCCTGGTGCTGTATTCGATCCCGTTCATACTCGGTCTGGCGCACAGCATTTGCGGCCTGTTCTGCTATAAAGCGCTGCTGATGGACGATGTGCTCGGGCAAAGCTCGAAGTTCATCCTGCCGATTGCGCTGGCCCTGTCCATCTCTGTCTTCATTTATCTAATTTATTATGTTGTGACCAAACGTTCCTGCTACCGGATTGCCTTGAAGAATTAA
- a CDS encoding ABC transporter ATP-binding protein has product MQAQAILHAKEVSKIYGEQQRPALDRVSFDAYSGDFIGIMGASGSGKTTLLNVLSTIDKPTGGEIVIGGVNVNQLDDTRAADFRSGHLGFIFQEYFLLDSLTVYENIAVPLTLLGWAPDKIEASVSALAERFGIATQLSKYPGDLSGGQRQRVAAARAIVKRPAILFADEPTGALDSSSATELLRTLSEANDQLGTTILMVTHDAYAASFSKRIMIFKDGRIQTQLRRDDADRREFYEMIMEQVAAIDENR; this is encoded by the coding sequence ATGCAAGCACAAGCTATCCTTCATGCCAAGGAAGTCTCCAAAATTTACGGTGAGCAGCAAAGGCCGGCACTTGACCGCGTGTCTTTCGACGCTTACTCGGGGGATTTTATCGGGATCATGGGAGCATCCGGCTCCGGCAAAACGACGCTGCTAAACGTCCTGTCCACGATTGACAAGCCAACCGGGGGAGAGATCGTGATTGGCGGCGTCAACGTCAATCAGTTGGACGATACCCGAGCTGCCGATTTTCGAAGCGGCCATCTGGGCTTTATTTTTCAGGAATACTTTTTACTGGACAGTCTGACCGTCTATGAAAATATCGCCGTTCCTCTCACCCTGCTAGGCTGGGCGCCGGACAAGATCGAGGCGTCGGTGAGCGCCCTGGCCGAGCGGTTCGGCATCGCTACGCAGCTCTCCAAATATCCGGGAGACCTGTCCGGCGGACAACGGCAGCGGGTTGCCGCGGCACGAGCGATTGTCAAAAGACCGGCGATCCTGTTTGCGGACGAGCCGACGGGGGCTCTCGACTCCAGCTCGGCCACGGAGCTGCTTCGCACCTTGAGCGAAGCGAACGACCAGCTCGGGACGACGATCCTGATGGTGACCCATGACGCTTACGCCGCCAGCTTCTCCAAGCGGATCATGATTTTTAAGGACGGGCGGATTCAAACGCAGCTGCGTCGTGACGACGCGGATCGGCGGGAATTTTACGAAATGATCATGGAGCAGGTGGCCGCAATCGATGAGAATCGATGA
- a CDS encoding spore germination protein produces the protein MLRYRSRGRRFTRGKEAPGQGDSRTAPGIQPADHLQEHLDRIRNELGNSPDIIFRQLKLGGASEANCAIVYLNGLSDPEKINHDVMESLLQLDKEFLQNVERSPADVLDMVMKDGLATGESRISADWNEAMLAILSGDTVILFEGADRIIIAGTQGGQWRSVTEPTSQLVVRGPKDSFVESIATNISLIRRRLKSSQLRLETMKIGSVTHTHVAIMYVKEKADPGIVREIKDRLNRIEIEGILESAYIEEFIQDKTITPFPTIYNTERPDDATSKLLEGRIVVLVDGTPFVLVLPTVFAHFFQSPEDYAQRFDIAIVMRLVRYIGFIILVLGPSVYIALTTFHYEMVPTQLLISLVAQREGVPFPAFIEAMLMEVVFEILREAGVRMPRAIGQTVSVVGALILGQAVVEAGLITPAMVIVVALTGIASFTLPAYNLSIAGRLIRFGFMVLSGMFGFYGLTLGVIVLIAHMNSLRSFGVPFMSPISPFRLRNQKDAIIRLPFQPLQSQAAEASTGPGAASKNDASTAEDSDGRMDGAGQQGSDGKINSGSRQHTAANGAGGNRNA, from the coding sequence ATGCTACGCTACCGGTCTCGCGGCCGCCGCTTCACCCGGGGGAAGGAAGCGCCGGGGCAGGGAGATTCCCGGACAGCTCCGGGAATCCAGCCGGCCGACCATTTACAGGAGCATCTGGACCGCATCCGCAATGAACTTGGGAACAGCCCGGATATCATTTTCCGCCAATTGAAGCTTGGGGGAGCGTCCGAGGCCAATTGCGCCATCGTCTATTTGAACGGGCTCAGTGATCCGGAGAAGATCAACCACGATGTGATGGAATCGCTGCTGCAACTGGACAAGGAGTTCCTGCAGAACGTGGAGCGCAGCCCGGCCGATGTTCTGGATATGGTGATGAAAGACGGGTTGGCCACGGGCGAATCCAGGATAAGTGCGGATTGGAACGAAGCGATGCTGGCGATCTTGTCGGGGGACACGGTCATCCTGTTTGAGGGGGCGGATCGCATCATTATCGCAGGCACTCAGGGCGGGCAATGGAGATCGGTAACCGAGCCGACCTCGCAGCTGGTCGTCCGCGGCCCGAAGGACAGCTTCGTGGAGTCCATTGCAACCAATATTTCACTCATCCGGCGGAGATTGAAATCTTCTCAGCTAAGGCTGGAAACGATGAAGATCGGATCGGTCACCCATACCCACGTAGCTATCATGTATGTCAAGGAGAAGGCGGATCCCGGGATTGTCAGGGAGATCAAGGACAGGCTGAACCGGATTGAAATTGAAGGGATATTAGAGTCGGCCTATATTGAAGAATTCATTCAAGACAAGACGATCACCCCGTTTCCAACCATATATAATACGGAGCGCCCTGACGATGCGACGAGCAAGCTGCTGGAGGGCCGAATCGTCGTCTTGGTGGACGGAACCCCTTTTGTGCTGGTGCTTCCAACGGTATTTGCCCATTTCTTTCAATCTCCTGAGGATTATGCGCAGCGTTTCGACATTGCGATCGTTATGAGGCTCGTACGCTATATCGGCTTTATTATTTTGGTTCTTGGCCCGTCTGTCTATATCGCGTTAACAACGTTCCACTATGAAATGGTACCGACGCAGCTGCTGATCAGTCTGGTTGCCCAACGTGAAGGCGTCCCCTTTCCGGCCTTTATCGAAGCGATGCTCATGGAGGTCGTGTTCGAGATATTGCGGGAAGCCGGCGTCAGAATGCCGCGAGCGATCGGGCAAACGGTGTCGGTAGTCGGTGCGCTCATCCTTGGACAAGCCGTCGTGGAAGCGGGCCTGATTACACCAGCTATGGTTATCGTTGTGGCATTGACAGGTATTGCTAGCTTCACGCTTCCGGCCTACAACCTGTCCATCGCTGGCCGGCTGATCCGATTCGGCTTCATGGTTCTCTCCGGCATGTTCGGCTTCTATGGGTTGACTCTGGGCGTCATCGTGCTGATTGCGCACATGAACAGTCTTCGATCCTTCGGCGTGCCCTTCATGTCGCCAATCAGCCCATTCCGTCTCAGGAATCAGAAGGACGCGATCATCCGATTACCCTTTCAGCCGCTGCAATCCCAAGCCGCGGAGGCTTCAACGGGACCCGGAGCGGCATCGAAGAATGACGCTTCCACGGCTGAAGACTCGGATGGGAGAATGGACGGGGCGGGGCAGCAAGGCTCCGATGGCAAAATCAATTCGGGCAGCAGGCAGCACACGGCTGCGAACGGAGCTGGAGGAAATCGTAACGCATGA